CTCTCCATGGCAGTCAGTACGTTCTGGGTGAGATTGCCGCCGTCAATGACGGGAATGCCCGCCTCGGCGTTCAAACTGATGAACGAGCTGGTGAGGCAAGCCAGAAGCCACAGTTTTTTAGCCGCTAGAATTTTCATCGTCTCCTCCTTGCACCTTTATGAGCATCTGCAGCATTACCTGCTGCGTTTCCTCAATCCTCGACAGCACTACCTGGATGGTTTGGCGCATCTGTGCTTCCTCGAAGCCAGCGAAACGCTCGTCATTGCTCAACCACATCTTCAGCAGCCCGCCCAAGCGCCCCTGGTCGCCGTTGATCTTGGCCAGCTCAAGAATCGACTGGTGATCAAGAAGGCTGGTCGGCATATGTCCCATACCCAAGCTGCGCAGTAGCGACGACATGCTGTGTCCGGTCTGCTCAGCAAGTTGTTCTATCCGGGCCTTTTCCTCTGGCGTAACCCAGACATTGATCGGCGTATTCCCTTTTCTGGTTGTGGCTCTCTGGCTGGTCATGGCGAACTCCATTTGCGGCGGTAGCCGCTTGTCCCGCAGGGCAAGACACCCGTAGAGCGCGAAGCGCGATTAAGGGCAGTGAAGAACCAGTGCCGGCTTGCCGGTACAGGTACTTCACCTGTCTTGCCCGGCATTTCATGCCGATTTATTCACTACAGATGTCCAACTCTTTACCGATTACAGGCCTATCAGATATCGATTCCATGCCGTTACTACACCTATCGAAATCACCGTTCAGCAACGCAGCAACTGCGTCCGTGGGAAAGTAAATCCTTCGCCCAATACGACGCTTTACCCGATTAAGCTCGAACATCCAGGGCTCCGTTGGTTTCTGTAACACTCCGCGAAGCCCTGAACCCTTGCGGCTTAAAACTTGGGCTAACTGCTCGACAGTCATCAGCGGGCCATATTTTTCTAACAAGTGATCAGATGTAGATTTCATAAAATTCGATATATCCAACAAATTGAGTTTCGATATAACGAACACATCAAAACCCGACACACTAAATGAAATTTAGATATGTACAGATTAGCGACGATTGGTATAGATTCGAGCCTAACAAACCCAAATTAATCACCATTGACAAAACAAAATGGCCAGAACAGCTCGCACAGAAAGACAGCAGCTTGAGGAAGCTGGACGAACCAAAGCACTACTCAAACAGTTGCTATTCACTACGGAGTCGGACAGCTGGGATTTTTTATACAAAGCTCTTTTAGACGAGCTTCACTTTGAGTTGTTTAGCCCAACGGAGTGGCGTCATTTAATAACAGGCCAAAAAGCACTGACACCGTACAAATTGAACTGGATTGAACAAGCCTTTCCTAGAGCGCGAAAATTCTATGACGACGGACCCTGGGGAATATGGCAGGCTTTATTTTCGCCTGAACGTGAACTGTGGGCTCTACACCACGAGGGAAATAGCTCTGTAGAACAAGCGATACATGAGTTCGAAAAAAGGCTATTAACCTCAAATAGGCAAATAGAACCAGAAGATTTCGTCGAAGCAATAGCTCTATATCGACTACACGCCACCCTCAGGGATTTAGCCCCCTTAGATGTAGACGTGAGAGGCGTTTACAGGTGTGTCCGCGCCTGCCAGCAAGACTGTAGAGTGTCTGCACTGCTTGCATATTACGGGATTGAGTATGAAGTTATATCTATTTTAAGCGAGCAAGAAATCAACAGACTAAATAGTGACAAGCAATACAATGACGCTATTGGCATCAAGGATATTGCACACTCAGTTTTCATGAGAAACCAAATCATCACGACCGAGCAACGAATAGCCGCACTTCGGGAGAATGAAAAGCGGGAACTCAGCATGGCGACGATTCGAAAGAATCCCCCAAGTGTCAACGAAGATTGGTAGCCAAGCACGGCAGAGCCAGCCAGAGGCGAAATACGTACGAAATAGCCCTGCACGTTGACACTTGAGGGACCGACAGCGCTGTATTTGATTAGATAAGGATTATAAAAAGATTAGCGCCACTTCACCGAATCGCGCTAAGCCTTGCAGCACTATGCCTCCGGCCAAAACGACCCTGTGGATAGCGTGCACCGTATCCCATATGCCAGTGCACCGTATCCCATTTTTCAGTGCACCGAATCCCACTTCGTATGCACCGTATCCCACGGAGTAGTGCATCGTATCCCACCCCGACTCATGCGGGAGAACGCCTACGCTTTGCAAGATGCCGCTGCTGGCTTGCGCTTGGGGTTCGCTGAACCATGACACGCTGGCCGCTTAGCTCCCATGACATCAAGGCGCTGACTGAAACCAAGTCGTCCAGCGCTTTTATCAACTGCCTTTTGAAACTTCCGGGGTGCGAATTTGTACTGCCGCTCAGCCTCTGAATAGTTTCAATAGTCATCGGAAACGGCTGGGCATGGCTGCAAAACCATCCGTGCAGCCACTGCGCAAGTGGCTTACGTCGTAACATCTGCCTCTGAGCCCAATCAATCTGCGTCCAGCCTGTCATATAAATGGCTTCCAGCAGTGGTTCCAATTCAAGAGAGTACGTTCGACTAATACCGTTCCGCTTCCCTTTTAACATTGCTCCGAATGCTTCATCCGGTCCAAACTTCAGCTCAACACAGGCTGCTGCAAGCCGAATAAATGACTCTTTTAACCAGCAACGATCACTCGACCCAGTTGATCTGCGCAGCGACTTTAAAATCTGAATTTCACTAAGCACCACACGGTTACCAGTCCGATATTTCCTCGCCAAATGAATCAGTGTCTCCCAAACATCCAAATCGGACTGATCAAGTTGCCGGCCAGTGAATCGAATTTCCAAACCGTCGATAGATGCCAAAATCGCCCTATCCAGTACCTGACGATCTTTCCCTTGTATGGCAGCAAATAAAGACCCACGAACTAGAGCATTTGGAACTCCACGAGCCGACTCTGGCCATAGAGGAAGCTGTACATATAGCGCCCCAGGAACACACGCGGTTGTATCAGCGTTGTCGCCAGATATTTTTGCAACCCGAAGTGCTAGCTTACTAAGCGACGTGGAAGGAACGTGGCTTGTCACTATTAAGCCTCAATAGGCCCATTGCGTTGTGACGAGCGTAACTTCTGCCGTTTGACTTGTTCGGCCTTTGTCGGTCTACCCGGCTTAGTATTCGCAACGATGAGAGCTCCCGCCGCATTACCAGCAGCACTGACCATCACATGATCTGCCAACCAGAACTCGACATCCTCTCTACGCCAAAGAAGACGCTTGGTGCCCGGAAGGCGGCAGATCGGAGGCAATGACTGCGGGTTGCGTGTAACGTCACTGCGAATACTTGAAACGGACTTGTGAAGGTAACTGGATAGTTCCTCGACAGTTAGCAGAACACTCATCTGACCTCCTAATAGCACGCCCTTTACGACATGCCTGTGCACTTATTGAATGCACTCAGGTTCCAGGGATCAGTGAATGGTTAGAAGGTTGAAGATTACTGATTATTTTACCTTGACAACCGCACAACATTGATTAGCAACGCAATATATTGAGTACACGGCGCAAAGCACTGCATCACAAATGGTATGTATTAACTACTCACGAATTGCGCTCAGCCAAGGCTTACGTTGAGTTCGCCAGCCTGGCTACGACCCAGAAGACAGGACCAACCATCGAGCGCATCCCTTGCGACGCAGCCTACACGGCATTACTGAATGGGTAGCAGGTATTGAATGCTCGGGCGCGGCCGGGAACCCACTAGCATCTGAGCATATTGATGTGGCCTCCATGGAAAGGAACCATCGGCACAAATTTGGCACAGTAAGCATGCAAAATACTGCAACCATGCGCCTAACTATGCAAACAACTGCAACACCACAAGCATATGAAATTTAAGGAATTTTTAATAAAAACCCTTAAATTTCATAACCCTAGCCCACCACCACTTATTGCAGTTGCACTGCAAGGGGCCGACGGGAAAGGTTTCACGGATCAAGGCGGGGCGTTCGGTGGTAGTCATCAGAAGACCTCATAACGAAATGATCAGCAGTTTACCCTGTCATGGCTGCAATGCTGGCCAGCCCCGGAAGCATGCTGAACACCTGAATGTGGGATGCTTACAGCCGCACTGCAGCCTCAGTGCAACAGGCCAAGCGCCTTGGCGCGTGCCACGGCCTGAGTGCGGCGCTCGACGTCGAGCTTGCTGTTGATGTGCCGCGCATGGGTCTTGACCGTATGCAGGGAGATGAACAGGCGTTCGCTGATCTGCTGGTTCGAGTAGCCACGGGCGATTAGCTGCAAAACTGCCAGCTCACGCGTACTGAGTTTTTCGCTCGGCGCTCCTGCCTCGAGTTCAGGTGACTCCGCGACCGGCTGATCCTGTGGCAGTGCAGCGAGCAGGCTATCCCGAACCGGACATGAAACGCTCCGCGCCAGCAGGCTCTCTCGTAGCCACTGCGGCTGGTGCTGCAGCAACTCGACGAAAGGCAGCAGCGCGCCCCCCTGAGCCAGATCCAGACAGCTGTCGAGCAACTCACGGGCCTCTCGCTCACGGCCAGTCTGCTTAAGCAACTGCGCGAGCTGAGCCTGCGCCATCAGCCCCACCAGTTGCCCTCCCAGCCCGTGGGCTCGCTGCTGCAACGCCCGCAGGCGGCGCTCGGCCTGCTCCAGCCCGCCGGTCAGGCGCTCCAGAGCCGCCAGTTGCAAGTCGATGTGCAATGCCAGTTGCGGGTGAAACTCGGGAGCCAGGGCACGCCCTTGTTCGCCATAGGTTTCCGCCAGTTGCGGTAGCCAGGCGGCGGCCAGTTCAACCTGGCCCTGGCGTAACCACAACTCGCACTTCATCAAGGTGATCATCGCCAAGTAATAAATCGCCGGCACATCCCAGATATGCATCAGCCGCTCGGCCTCACCGAGCAGGGCAAATGCCTCGGCAGAGCGGCCTTCACGGCCTTCCAGGCTAGCGAGCACGCAGTAACCGATCAATGCCGCGACATCGCGACAGCCTCTGGCTTCAGCAACCCCGGCGCGCACCTGTTCGGCGGCTTGAGGCTGCAGTCGCAGGCTGAGCAGATAGCCCTCGTAAATGGTCAGGCGTGCCCGTACCGAGTAATGCCGCTGGGCTGGCAGACGCTGCGCCAGCAGCAAGCCCTGGTGCACCTCATCCTGCGCCCGCGCTATTTCGCTGCGAGCCTGCAACACCCGAGCGCGTTCATAGTGCGCCAGGGCCTCGAACAGTGGATTACCGATACGCTGCGCCAACTCCAGGGCGTCACGATTGAGCCCGCGTGCGCGCCAGAGATCCCCCCGCACCATGGCCAGATTGGACAGGGTGGACAGGCACATGAAATGGGGGCCGTAACGTTCCACAGGCAAGCATGCAAGCGCCTCGCTGCACTGCTGCTCGGCACGCTCGCCATCACCACGGCCACGCGCGATGACACCATCGAGCGCCTGCCACTGGGCCAGCATGCTGCGCTGGGTCGTGGCATCGGCCGCCGGCAGGAATCGCCCGAGCTGACCGAGCAACTCCTGCGCAGCATCAAGCTGACAGGCCAGTGCCAGCGCCCAGCCGTAGATCATGATCAAACGTGGCGTGCTGGCCAGCAAATCGTCCGGCAGATTGGTTTTCCAGCGCAGCAGCATGGCAATGTTCTGCTCGGCCAGCATCTGCTCTTCGGAGAGGTTCTGCACCAGGCTGGCGGCCACATCCACCTGCCCCGCCAGCAGCGCCTGTTCGATGGCATCGTCGAGCATGCCCTGCGCCGCGAACCAGCGACAGGCTCGCAGGTGAGCATGGCCACGGGAATGACTCAGACGCTCAGCCGGACGGGCATTGAGCAGGTCGGAAAACAGGTGGTGGTAACGGAACCAGTGGCCATGCTCGTCGAGCGGCACCAGAAAGACCTGATTGGCCTGCAACTGTCGGATGATCGCGGCACTGTCATGGCTGTCCCGCACGGCATCGCACAGCTCAGCGCAAAAGCGTTCCAGGCAGGCGGTATCGTAAAGAAAGTGCTGCACATCAGCGGGCTGACGCTCGATGACCTCCTCAAGCAGGTATTCACGAATCAGCCCGTCACCACCGTACAACCGCAGCCCATCGCCAGCGTCCCTGTGCTCTTCGAGCGCCAGCAACCAGAGGCGCAAACCGGCAATCCAGCCCTCGCTGCGCTGCAGAATGCCGATGGCCTGCTGCCGCTCCAGGCACGCGCCCTGACTCACCAGCAGGGCATCGAGCTCGGCAGCCGTGAGGCGCAGATCCTGCTCGTTCAACTCGAGCAATTGCCGTGACAGGCGCAAACGGGCCAGATGCCAGTCAGGACGCTGGCGGCTGGTGACCAATAGCAATACACCAGGCGGCAGATGATTGAGGAAGAATTGCAGGCAGCGATCGAGCACCGGCCCCTGCGCCAGGTGATAGTCATCCAGCACCAGCAACAGCGGCTGGCCATCGTCAAGCCGTTGAGTGAGTTCATCGAGCAAACCGTCGAGCCATTGCTCGAAGGCGAAGGGCTGGTGACGCTGGCGCATTTTCAGCAGGCTGAGAGCATCCTCGCCCAAACCTGGATGAAACTGCTGCAAGCCCTGCAGCAAACGCTCGAGAAAACGCCCCGGATCATGGTCGCGTTCGCTGAGCCCGAGCCAGAGGCTGTGCCAGTGATCGGGTAAGCGCTCACAAAATTCGATAGCCAGTGAACTCTTGCCAAACCCTGCCGGAGCGCTAACCAGTAACAGGCGCCCCTGCAGTCCCTCTTCGAGACGCTCGCACAGCCGGGGGCGTGGTACATGCCCCTCAGGCAGCGGAGGACGATAGAAACGCGCTTCCAACGGCGTGGCCGGCGTAAAAGGGCAACCTGGCGAGCGAGAAAGGTCTGTCATCAGCCTGTTCTTGAAAATCTTCTGTCTGCATCGGCGGGTTCTGGCTGAACCCAGACTAACGAGTTGTTACGGGCATTTGAAGCACCCGCTACAGTCCGTAACGAAAAAGCCGGCACAAGCAGGCTGTGTGAAAACGCTCTGAACTTAACCGGTTCAATACAAACGCCTCGATTGATTCGGGGCGTTTGTGTTTTTACTGGTGCAATGATGCAAAGTGCAGCGCTCAGGTCAGCAGCTCGATCATGCGGCGTGCCCCGAGTACCGAAATAGCACGTTTGAGGTTGTAGGCTTGTACGGCCATCGCCATCTCAGCTCTCACCCCGCTGAAATGGCGCACTAGAAAACGACCGTTGCCCAGAATCCATTGTTTGAGATTGCCAAAAGGGTGCTCGATGATTGCTCGTCGCCGTCCCATCATCTCAGGGTGAGTTTCGAGTCGTTTCTCCATCCGCGCGAACGCCTCTTCGTTGGGATGGCGGCTGATATGACGCCGTTGGGCCTGTGTGCACTTGGCTTTTAATGGGCAGTTCCCGCAGTCCTCGGCACGGGCTGCGTAAAGGCGAGTGCCACGATTGAGCTGTTTGAGCGACAGGGTCTTACCCGCAGGACATTGGAAACTGTCGGTCGCAGGATCGTAAGTGAAGTCCTGACGCACAAACAGCGTGCCGCCGCCCTGATTGTTGGGCGCGCGATTCACGGGGACGAAAGCCGTAATGCCCGCTTCTTCGCAGGCCTGAAACTGCGCCCCGTTGGAATAACCTGCATCAGCCGTGACGGTCAGCTCAGGCTGCTGCAGAACCGCCTGAGTCGCTTTGGCCATCGGCTCCAACTGCTGGTTGTCGGTGCAGTCATTGGTCACTTCGTGATGCACGATCAGGCCATGCTCGGCATCGACAGCGCTCTGCACGTTGTAGGCCACGCAAGGGCTCTTGCCTGAGCAGCGCATCTTCTTGGCATCCGCTTCGCCTTCGACGAACTGTTCCAGGCCCTGCGCCTCCATCAGCGCTTTTACGGTCAAGTTATCGGCATGGCGATCCTGTAGCTGGCGTAGCGCCTGTTTCACCGCTGCCCGGTCAATCGTCTCTTGCGCGTCTTGTGCATCACCCTCATCAAGCTGGGCCAGGTACTGGGCAATGTGTTTTTCCAGCTTCGCTTGTTGACGCTTGAGCTTCTCCACGCTCACGTGCTTGCGCAGCGAAGCTACCGCTTGGAACTTGCTGCCATCGATGGCCACCAGCTCCCCACTGATCAAGCTCGCCTGGCGACAGAACTGGACGAAAGCCTTGCAAGTCGCCTGAAAGGCCATGCTGTTGTCTTTGCGAAAATCCGCGATGGTCTTGAAGTCCGGCGCCAGACGACCCAGCAACCACATCACCTCGATATTGCGCTGGCACTCCGCCTCCAATCGACGAGAGGAGCGAATGCGCTGGAAGTAGCCATATAGGTATAGCTTGAGCAAATCAGCTGGATCGTAGCCAGGGCGCCCAGTCTTGAGCGGCTCAGCCTTGCTGAACCCCAGTACCTTCAGATCCAGACGAGCCACATAGGCCTCGATGACTCGAACTAGATGATCCTCAGGAACCAGCTCTTCCAATGTCGGCGGAAACAGGCTGCTTTGTTGCCGACCTTCACCTTGGATATAGCCCATAAACGACAATGCCCCTATCGACCGATAGAGGCATTGTCTTCACCTTGCACTCAGACTGCTAGGTTTTCACACAGTCTGACAAGGCCGGCTTCATCGTGTTGCACGGGACAGGTTTTAGCGAACGCCGGCCTGACGCAGAGCAGCCGGAGTGTAGTCGCTGCTGGATGCCTTGTAGTTGAAGTCGTAGGCCTGTTTCTCCTCGTTCTTCATACCCAGGGCCAGGTAGCGACCGGACAGCAGGTCGTACAGAGTCTCCACGGTGTACCACGGCACTTGCTTGTCGTAGTAGTACTGGGCATGCGCCTCAGCTACGCGCCACAGGGTGCCACGGCCGTCGTAGTGGTCGATCAGAGCGGCTTGCCAGGTGTCCTCATCGATGTAGAAGTCACGCTTGCCATAGATGTGACGCTCGCCCGACTTCAGGGTCGCGGTCACGTGCCATACACGGTGCAGCTCGTAACGAGTCAGGTCCTGGTTGATGTGGCCAGCCTTGACGATATCGGAGTACTTCAGGCTGGGCGAATCGAGCTTGTAGGCGTTGTAGGGGATATAGATCTCCTTCTTGCCTTCCAGTTTCCAGTCGTAACGATCCGGCGCACCGTTGAACATGTCGAAGTTGTCGGAAGTACGCAGACCATCAGCGGCGGTACCCGGGCCATCGTAAGACACCTGCGGAGCACGACGCACGCGACGTTGACCGGCGTTGTACAGCCACGCCAGACGCGGCTCCTTCACCTGGTTGAGGGTTTCGTGCACCAGCAGCACGTTACCAGCCAGGCGAGACGGAGCAGTTACGCGCTGCTTGAAGTAGAACAGGACGTTGCTTTCCTTGCTCGCATCGAAGTCGGTCAGCGCATCACGGAAGGTGAACTCGTCCTGGAAGTAGACCAGCGAGTAGGAACCGTTCGGCTGCGGAGTCGCCTGAGTTACCAGGCGACGCACGCTACCACCACGGTAACGGGTGATGTGGTTCCAGATTGCTTCCAGGCCGTTCTGCGGAATCGGGAAGGGGTTGGCGGTCTGGAAGTTCTCCAGGCCGTTACCACCCTCTACCATCCTGGTGTTCACCGCGTTCTGCTTGGTCGCCTCCAGCACCGCAGCCGGCAGGCTGGCGGAGCGGTGAGTTGGGTAGACCGGCATCTTGTAGCTTTCTGGGTAGCGCTTGAACATCGCCAGCTGGCCGGGGGTCAGCTTGTCCTTGTACTGGTCGACGTTCTGCGCAGTGATGGTGAACAGCGGCTGTTCGTTGGCGAACGGATCGGCCAGGAAGCCTCGCGGATCGACCGCGCCGGCGTTGGCTGGCAGACCACCGGTCCAAGCAGGGATCGACCCATCGGCATTACCTGCCATTTCGGCACCGACCGGAGTCAGAGTACTGCCCAACTTCGCAGCTTCGTCAGGCGACACTGCCGCCATCACGCCGGTCGCCAGCAGAGACAGGGTCAGGACACCGCTTTGCCACAGTTTTTTTGTTGTTTTCATTTGCATCATGATTCCTCGAAATTCCTGGCCGCTTAGAAGCTCATACCGAAGCTGAGCGCAACGAAGTCACGGTCATCAATGGTGGAATACTTGCCATCAAAGAAGTTGGTGTAGGACAGACTGGCGGTGTAGGTGTTCTGATAATCCGCATCCAGTCCGAGGCTGATAGCTTTACGGCCTTCTTCGAAGTTAGCCCCTGGGCCGGGCGAATAACCTTCTACGTCATGTGACCAAGCTACGCTCGGACGCAGGTTCACACCTGCCAAAGCATTGGGATAATCCCAGATGGCACGAGCGCGGTAACCCCAAGAGTTGGCAGTGGTAAAGCCATCCTTATCACATGCCTTGCCGAGCATGCTGGCCGAGCTCCGACCGCCACCGGTACTGGCGTTCACAGGTCCGCACATATCACCCGCAGTGCCATAGATCGGATCGCGACCGTAGCGGATATCATCTTTGCTCTCCAAGCCACCGACATGGGTCCAACCTACTTCACCCACCAGGGTCAAGCGCGATGCCCCCATGACCTGATCAAAGAAATGCGTGAATGTAGTTTGAATCTGCGTGATTTCCTTACGCTTGTAGCCATGAAGCAGACCGTCAGCGTCCGGACCGAGCGGAGACACCGCCGCATAAGGCGTACTATTGGTCCCACCCAGAGCGACCGGTAGGTTGAAGTTGATACCCCGCAGTCCGGCATAGAGCACATCAGTGGAGTTCAACTGCACCGGTGCATTAGGCCGATAGCTGATCTCGCCACTCCAGGCTGTTCCGGTTGGCAACGTTGTGGAGAAGCTCAAACCATAGAGTTTGATGTCTTCAGGATACTCTATGAAATAACCGCCGTTGGCTGCATAAGCCAGGGCGCCGACATTTGCAGCGCTAGCGCCAGCTTGCCCCGCTGCGGCCACCGGGCCTAAGCCACCACCGGTTAGTGCCGCATAGGTCTGGTCAAAGGTACCTTGAACCAATGCATCGATGGAACGCAAAGAAGAAGCACTCTGGCCTTTACCACTGAAAATAGGTGCCCGACTATGGTAGTTCATGAAGTAAGCGCCAAACTCTGTGTCCAACGGCTCGAACATATACCGGAAGGCAAGTCCCCACTGACCGTCATCTCGCGCATCCTTATCGCCATAGCGCGGAACAACCACCCCTTCAGAAGTAGAAGAAACCAGCGCCGCATTGCCGCCCAACAACGTATTAAGATTTGTCAGACTGCCGTTGATTTGAGCCAGTTGAGCCGGTGACAGAGATGCTAGGACGTTAAGGTTCTGGTCACATCCATCGGCGACGATATCAGCCTGGGAAAAGAACGTTCCGCAGTTATCCACCACGGTCTGATCCCACTCAAGCTGATAGAAGGCCTCCATGGAAAGGTTGTCTGTCAGGCTCTGGGCGATATAGAACATGTTGACCGGAATTAAGCCCTCTTTGATCTCAGCACCAGGGCGACGAAAGGCAGCCACATCAACGGGGTTGATGGCGTTGATACCGTTCTGAATAAAGGTACTTTCGCCCCAACTAACGACCTGTTTGCCCAAGCGCACCGAACCAGGCTGATTGCCGATGGCGTAGTTGTGATAGACGAATGCGTCGAGGATTTCACCGCCGGAAGACTTTGCCCCCTCCTTGCGGTTGCTATCGCTGATGTCCTTGAACTCACGCCCCTCGTCCTTCAATTCGAAGTCGTACCAATACTTGCCGCGCACGAACACTCCGGTATCGCCATAGCGCAATTCCAGATCGTGGATACCCTTAAAGATCTTCGAGAAGGTTTCACCACGTTTGAAGTTGAGGTGACCATCATCGGAGGTCTGGGAGAGACCGCGACCGCCGTTGTTCACGCCAATCAGGTCCTTATTAGGCTTTGAAGTCGACCAGCTAGCACCGACCGACAGCGACGAGTCGAACTGCCCTTCGATTTCACCGATATTGAAAGTGACGCCGAATGCCGGAGCGGCAAGGGTGGAAGCGAGGCTGACGGCCAGCGGCAGTTTTGCCAAGCGCCAGTAGGGTGTTGTTTTTGTCATCGACGCTACTCCATGTGTTTTTTGTTATGGATGCTTTGACTATAGCCAGCAGGTGGTACTGCTTGATCCCTCGAAAGTGTGATTTGCAGCCCCCAGACACTCTGGCGCGCAGGTTTCAGACCCTGCACCCAGTCAAGCATGGACGGGAAACAGCAATTAGCAAGCCAAACGCTTGTTTGACTGACCAGTCACTTTAACCAGCCAGTCAACTCGCACCTCACAGCGTGGACAGGAACGCGCTGCCAGCCTCCTGCCACTGGGCGATTTCGACGCGGATGCGCTTCTTGTCCAGTTTCCCGACACTGGTCTTGGGAATTTCAGTAACAAGGGCGATCTGCGTGGGAATCGCCCACTTGTTGATATGACCCTGCTCGACGAAAGGCTTGAGGTGCTCCTTCAGCCCCCTGGCATCCAGCCCCTGCTCTTCGCGCAGCACCAGCAGTGCGAACGGACGTTCGCCCCATTGCGGATCAGGCACCCCCACCACCGCCACTTCGCGCACTGCCGGGTGGCGGCTAATCAGGTCTTCCAGCTCCAGCGACGAAATCCATTCCCCCCCGGTCTTGATCACATCCTTGATACGGTCACGAATCTCGATGAAGCCCATACCATCGATGGTTGCCACATCGCCGGTGTGCAGCCAACCGTGCGCCCAGAGTTCTTCGCCCTTCTCCGCCTCACGGAAATAGCCCTGGGTCAGCCAGGGTGCACGCAACACCAGCTCACCCTGCGCCTCGCCGTCGCTCGGCAGCAGCTTACCGTCGGCGTCCATGATCGCGGCCTCGACCAGCGGCACCGGAATACCGGCCTTGATCCGGTAAGTGGTGCGCTCGTCCTCGCTACCCGCGCGCAGTTCCTCGTTGAGGTAGGCACAGGAGATCAGCGGACAGGTCTCGGA
This region of Pseudomonas wenzhouensis genomic DNA includes:
- a CDS encoding DUF1302 domain-containing protein gives rise to the protein MTKTTPYWRLAKLPLAVSLASTLAAPAFGVTFNIGEIEGQFDSSLSVGASWSTSKPNKDLIGVNNGGRGLSQTSDDGHLNFKRGETFSKIFKGIHDLELRYGDTGVFVRGKYWYDFELKDEGREFKDISDSNRKEGAKSSGGEILDAFVYHNYAIGNQPGSVRLGKQVVSWGESTFIQNGINAINPVDVAAFRRPGAEIKEGLIPVNMFYIAQSLTDNLSMEAFYQLEWDQTVVDNCGTFFSQADIVADGCDQNLNVLASLSPAQLAQINGSLTNLNTLLGGNAALVSSTSEGVVVPRYGDKDARDDGQWGLAFRYMFEPLDTEFGAYFMNYHSRAPIFSGKGQSASSLRSIDALVQGTFDQTYAALTGGGLGPVAAAGQAGASAANVGALAYAANGGYFIEYPEDIKLYGLSFSTTLPTGTAWSGEISYRPNAPVQLNSTDVLYAGLRGINFNLPVALGGTNSTPYAAVSPLGPDADGLLHGYKRKEITQIQTTFTHFFDQVMGASRLTLVGEVGWTHVGGLESKDDIRYGRDPIYGTAGDMCGPVNASTGGGRSSASMLGKACDKDGFTTANSWGYRARAIWDYPNALAGVNLRPSVAWSHDVEGYSPGPGANFEEGRKAISLGLDADYQNTYTASLSYTNFFDGKYSTIDDRDFVALSFGMSF